A single window of Granulicella mallensis MP5ACTX8 DNA harbors:
- a CDS encoding SDR family oxidoreductase gives MATYLITGIAGFIGSHLAQALVERGHHVRGIDNFSTGRRENLAHIAEKVDLLTVDLVNADAVARACVGVDAILHQGALPSVPRSVKDPRPSHNSNLDGTFNLLEGARAAGIQRVVYAASSSAYGNQPGFPRVETMAPQPIAPYPVQKLAGELYMQSYARVYGMETVCLRYFNIFGPRQTPDSPYSGVIAKFCLQMLKTGKTKDEQPTIQGDGEQGRDFTYIANAVSANLLALEAPAEKIAGRVFNVACGERHSLNETYQILARLTGYKKPAVYTEARAGDIRDSLADISAAREAFGYEPIVSFEEGLAQTVAWYREQLASRHGARASKATT, from the coding sequence TTGGCTACTTATCTCATTACCGGTATCGCGGGCTTCATCGGCTCGCACCTCGCACAGGCGCTCGTCGAACGGGGGCACCATGTTCGCGGCATCGATAATTTCTCGACAGGGCGGCGTGAGAACCTCGCGCACATCGCCGAAAAGGTCGATCTGCTCACCGTCGATCTGGTGAACGCCGACGCTGTGGCCCGCGCCTGCGTGGGGGTGGACGCCATTCTGCACCAGGGAGCGCTGCCCAGCGTGCCGCGTAGCGTGAAGGACCCTCGGCCGAGCCATAACTCCAATCTCGACGGCACGTTCAACCTGCTCGAAGGCGCGCGCGCGGCGGGCATCCAGCGGGTCGTCTATGCAGCGTCGAGCTCGGCCTACGGCAACCAACCGGGGTTTCCGCGCGTGGAGACGATGGCCCCGCAGCCCATCGCACCCTATCCCGTGCAGAAGCTCGCCGGCGAGCTCTACATGCAGAGCTACGCGCGCGTCTATGGCATGGAGACGGTATGCCTGCGCTACTTCAACATCTTCGGCCCGCGCCAGACACCCGATTCGCCCTACTCCGGCGTGATCGCGAAGTTCTGCCTGCAGATGCTGAAAACAGGTAAAACCAAGGACGAGCAACCGACCATCCAGGGCGACGGCGAACAGGGCCGCGACTTTACCTACATCGCCAACGCGGTAAGCGCGAATCTGCTGGCGCTGGAAGCACCGGCCGAGAAGATTGCGGGCCGTGTCTTCAACGTCGCCTGCGGCGAGCGCCATAGCCTGAACGAGACCTATCAGATCCTCGCCAGGCTCACCGGTTATAAGAAACCGGCGGTTTATACCGAAGCTCGCGCGGGCGATATTCGTGACTCCCTGGCCGACATCTCGGCGGCGCGGGAGGCCTTTGGCTATGAGCCGATTGTCAGCTTTGAGGAAGGTCTTGCACAGACCGTGGCCTGGTATCGCGAACAACTAGCATCCAGACATGGGGCACGAGCGTCAAAAGCAACAACATGA
- a CDS encoding nucleotide sugar dehydrogenase encodes MIYTSTLPDWLAQVAARETHIAIIGLGYVGLPLALLFAEERFRVTGLDIDAEKVATLNDGRSYIHRIEPEHIATAKKAGFRATTDFAALQECDAILICVPTPLHPDHTPDMSFVTSTVEALAPHTRAGQLVVLESTTWPGTTDELVVPMIERLGRNGLRVLRNDDSDDSLEGLMVSFSPEREDPGNLITPRREIPKVIGGVDTRATRAAAALYGAIFNRTVAMSSPAAAEMTKLLENIYRCVNIALVNELKQLCLAMNIDIWEVIDAASTKPFGFQAFYPGPGIGGHCIPVDPFYLSWRAKQFNQPTRFIELAGEVNEAMPAFVVHTAERALGREGKALAGAKVLVLGIAYKRDVDDLRESPALTIFELLERAGASVSYNDPFFDEVGVGRKYTLKRRSTPLDRVGEFDCVLLVTDHSIYDYEALVEGSKLFVDTRNATRGMVSEKIVRC; translated from the coding sequence ATGATCTACACAAGTACTCTCCCCGACTGGCTAGCCCAGGTCGCTGCTCGTGAAACCCATATTGCCATCATCGGCCTTGGCTATGTGGGATTGCCTCTCGCTCTTTTATTCGCGGAGGAACGTTTTCGTGTAACCGGCCTCGATATCGATGCGGAAAAAGTCGCCACCCTGAACGATGGCCGCTCGTATATCCATCGCATCGAGCCCGAGCACATCGCCACCGCAAAGAAGGCGGGCTTTCGCGCCACGACAGATTTTGCCGCGCTGCAGGAATGCGACGCCATTCTGATCTGCGTGCCTACGCCACTGCATCCCGACCATACGCCGGACATGAGCTTCGTCACCAGCACCGTGGAAGCGCTGGCGCCGCACACGCGCGCGGGGCAACTCGTGGTGCTCGAGAGCACGACGTGGCCCGGCACGACCGACGAGCTCGTCGTCCCCATGATCGAGCGGCTGGGACGCAACGGCCTGCGCGTTCTGCGCAACGACGACAGCGACGACAGCCTGGAAGGTCTGATGGTTTCGTTTTCGCCGGAGCGCGAAGATCCCGGCAATCTCATCACGCCGCGCCGCGAGATTCCGAAGGTGATTGGCGGCGTGGATACGCGCGCGACACGCGCGGCCGCCGCACTCTACGGCGCCATCTTCAACCGCACGGTCGCGATGTCATCCCCCGCCGCAGCCGAGATGACCAAGCTGCTCGAGAACATCTATCGCTGCGTGAACATTGCACTGGTGAACGAGCTTAAGCAGCTCTGCCTGGCGATGAATATCGACATCTGGGAGGTTATCGACGCGGCCTCGACCAAGCCCTTCGGCTTCCAGGCGTTCTATCCGGGGCCGGGCATCGGAGGCCACTGCATTCCGGTTGATCCGTTCTACCTGAGCTGGCGCGCCAAGCAGTTCAACCAGCCGACGCGGTTCATCGAACTCGCCGGAGAGGTGAATGAGGCGATGCCCGCGTTCGTCGTCCACACGGCGGAGCGAGCTCTGGGGCGCGAAGGCAAAGCTCTTGCCGGAGCGAAGGTGCTGGTGCTCGGCATCGCCTACAAACGCGATGTCGACGATCTGCGCGAGTCGCCCGCGCTGACGATCTTTGAACTGCTGGAGCGCGCTGGGGCGAGCGTGTCCTACAACGACCCATTCTTTGACGAGGTTGGCGTAGGCCGCAAGTACACGCTCAAACGCCGGTCCACGCCGCTCGACCGCGTGGGTGAATTCGATTGCGTGCTGCTGGTTACGGACCATTCGATCTATGACTATGAGGCACTAGTCGAGGGCAGCAAGTTGTTCGTGGATACCCGCAATGCTACGCGGGGGATGGTGTCGGAGAAGATCGTCCGCTGCTAA
- a CDS encoding BaiN/RdsA family NAD(P)/FAD-dependent oxidoreductase, with protein MSPLLPEFDVIVLGAGAAGMMCAFEAGRRGRRVLLLDHGERVGRKILISGGGRCNFTNVHTRAENFLSANPHFAKSALARFTPSDMIALVEKHGIRYHEKTLGQLFCDDSAQRIVTLLERECGEAGVEIRCGVKVNTVRRESTLAHATKFIVETSVGDFTCESVVVATGGLSIPKMGATGFGYELAQQFGHSLVEPRAALVPLVFAPEDRERWCDLSGVSFEVMARAGASGKAKSRPQTTPEFREKLLITHRGVSGPAVLQVSSYWKPGEQVRFDLAPSREVLASLLEKNARREPASLVSALRTVLPARMAERWVAAQPSHDWTNTGIARMEAELHAWTLTPAGTEGFAKAEVTVGGIDTSELDARTMESRRMPGLYFIGEVVDVTGWLGGYNFQWAWASAVSAGSVA; from the coding sequence ATGTCTCCACTCTTACCTGAATTCGATGTGATCGTACTCGGCGCCGGCGCAGCAGGAATGATGTGCGCCTTCGAGGCCGGCCGTCGCGGACGGCGGGTGCTGCTGCTCGATCACGGTGAACGCGTAGGCCGCAAGATTCTGATCTCCGGCGGAGGACGCTGCAACTTCACGAATGTCCACACCCGCGCAGAGAATTTTCTCAGTGCCAACCCCCACTTTGCGAAGTCAGCACTGGCGCGGTTTACGCCGTCGGACATGATCGCACTGGTGGAGAAGCACGGCATCCGCTACCACGAGAAGACGCTGGGACAGTTGTTCTGTGACGACTCCGCGCAGCGCATCGTGACGCTCCTCGAGCGCGAGTGTGGTGAGGCCGGTGTCGAGATTCGATGTGGCGTGAAGGTAAACACTGTGCGCCGCGAAAGCACACTCGCGCATGCGACGAAGTTCATTGTCGAAACCAGCGTGGGAGACTTCACGTGTGAGTCGGTGGTGGTAGCCACGGGCGGTCTATCAATCCCGAAGATGGGCGCAACGGGCTTCGGCTATGAGCTCGCGCAGCAGTTCGGGCATTCGCTGGTTGAGCCGCGCGCCGCTCTGGTGCCGCTGGTATTCGCCCCTGAGGACCGCGAGCGCTGGTGCGATCTCTCCGGCGTTTCGTTTGAGGTAATGGCTCGCGCAGGAGCCTCCGGCAAGGCCAAATCGCGTCCGCAAACCACGCCGGAGTTTCGAGAGAAGCTGCTCATCACGCATCGCGGAGTGAGCGGCCCTGCGGTGCTGCAGGTGTCGTCGTACTGGAAGCCCGGCGAGCAGGTACGCTTCGATCTCGCACCCAGCCGTGAAGTGCTCGCATCGCTGCTTGAGAAGAACGCGCGGCGTGAGCCGGCAAGTCTTGTGAGCGCCCTGCGTACAGTGCTTCCGGCACGCATGGCCGAGCGCTGGGTTGCGGCGCAGCCTTCGCATGATTGGACGAACACCGGAATCGCCCGCATGGAGGCCGAACTGCACGCCTGGACTCTGACGCCCGCGGGCACAGAGGGCTTTGCAAAGGCGGAGGTGACGGTGGGTGGCATCGACACCTCCGAGCTGGACGCACGCACGATGGAGAGCCGCCGCATGCCCGGTCTGTACTTCATCGGCGAGGTCGTCGATGTGACCGGGTGGCTGGGCGGGTACAACTTTCAGTGGGCGTGGGCGAGTGCGGTGTCGGCGGGTAGTGTGGCGTAA
- a CDS encoding NAD-dependent malic enzyme, translating to MAPPRATPEFVETSLTGLGLLSTPIFNKGTAFTEAERDAFSLHGLLPPQVGDLNQQVARRMKAFHALPDDFSRYTFMRDLQDVNETLFYALITRNVEEMLPVVYTPAVGEGCQRFSEIWRKPRGVFLSYPNRERIETILKHPRYDGVRCIVVSDGERILGLGDQGAGGMGIPIGKLALYTALAGIHPLSCLPVFLDVGTDNAERIADPLYLGWKHERVRGEEYDRFVDRFVRVVKKRWPHVLLQWEDFAGHNAGRLLDRYRDALPSFNDDIQGTAAVATATVLAAVNVTGVPLREQRFAVLGFGSAGRGIAGLLCSALAQVGLSESEARSRFYAVDKDGLLVEGMDGLRTEQAAFAQPKASVADWQRGDNGIGLLEVVKRVRPTVLIGVSGQPGAFTEDVIRAMAAGVARPAIFPLSNPTSRSEAHPADLLRWTEGRAIVGTGSPFGAVDYEGKQHRIAQTNNSYIFPGMALGILSARAKRVSDSMIMAAAQALASMSPTVKNSQGALLPPLDTLREVSISVALAVGREAAAEGLAAVRGEAFEQALRANIWEPVYLPYRRRK from the coding sequence ATGGCCCCGCCGCGCGCAACGCCCGAGTTTGTCGAGACCTCCCTTACCGGTCTCGGTCTGCTGAGTACGCCGATCTTCAACAAAGGCACGGCTTTTACCGAAGCCGAGCGCGATGCTTTCTCGCTGCACGGCCTGCTGCCGCCCCAGGTGGGCGACCTCAATCAGCAGGTAGCCCGGCGCATGAAGGCGTTTCACGCGCTGCCTGACGACTTCTCCCGCTACACCTTCATGCGCGACCTGCAGGACGTGAATGAGACGCTCTTCTACGCACTCATCACCCGCAACGTCGAGGAGATGTTGCCGGTGGTCTACACGCCCGCTGTCGGCGAAGGCTGCCAGCGCTTCTCCGAGATCTGGCGCAAGCCGCGCGGCGTGTTCCTGAGCTATCCGAATCGTGAGCGTATCGAGACGATCCTCAAGCACCCGCGCTATGACGGCGTGCGCTGCATCGTGGTCTCAGACGGCGAGCGCATCCTGGGCCTCGGCGATCAGGGCGCGGGCGGCATGGGCATTCCCATCGGCAAGCTCGCGCTGTACACGGCGCTGGCGGGCATTCATCCGCTGAGCTGTCTGCCGGTCTTTCTCGATGTCGGCACGGACAACGCCGAGCGCATCGCCGACCCACTGTATCTCGGCTGGAAGCACGAACGGGTGCGCGGCGAAGAGTACGACCGCTTCGTCGATCGCTTCGTGCGCGTCGTAAAGAAGCGCTGGCCCCATGTGTTGTTGCAGTGGGAGGACTTCGCCGGGCATAATGCCGGGCGCTTGCTGGATCGCTATCGCGACGCACTGCCGAGCTTCAACGATGACATCCAGGGCACGGCTGCGGTGGCAACGGCTACCGTGCTGGCTGCGGTCAACGTCACTGGCGTGCCTCTACGGGAGCAACGATTTGCCGTGTTGGGCTTCGGCTCAGCAGGGCGGGGAATCGCCGGGCTGCTCTGTAGCGCGCTGGCGCAGGTGGGGCTGAGCGAGTCTGAGGCGCGTAGCCGCTTTTACGCCGTGGATAAAGACGGCTTGCTGGTGGAAGGCATGGACGGCCTGCGCACAGAGCAGGCAGCCTTCGCGCAGCCAAAAGCCTCGGTGGCCGATTGGCAACGCGGAGACAACGGTATCGGCTTGCTGGAGGTCGTGAAGCGCGTGAGGCCGACGGTCCTGATCGGCGTCTCCGGCCAGCCCGGCGCGTTCACGGAGGATGTGATTCGCGCCATGGCCGCTGGGGTTGCGCGGCCGGCCATCTTCCCGCTGTCGAACCCAACCAGCCGCAGTGAAGCGCATCCGGCGGACCTGTTGCGATGGACCGAAGGCCGTGCGATCGTCGGCACCGGAAGTCCATTTGGTGCGGTCGACTACGAGGGTAAACAACATCGCATCGCACAGACGAACAACTCGTACATCTTTCCCGGAATGGCGTTGGGCATTCTCAGTGCACGCGCCAAACGGGTGAGCGACTCGATGATTATGGCCGCCGCGCAGGCGCTCGCGAGCATGTCTCCAACGGTAAAAAATTCGCAGGGTGCGCTGCTGCCACCGCTCGACACATTGCGAGAGGTCTCAATCAGCGTCGCGCTGGCGGTCGGACGAGAAGCCGCTGCGGAAGGCCTGGCTGCCGTGCGCGGCGAGGCCTTCGAACAAGCCCTGCGCGCGAACATCTGGGAGCCGGTATATCTGCCCTACAGGCGGCGCAAGTAG
- a CDS encoding DUF2252 domain-containing protein: protein MSIPLTHADRHALGVRARKQLARSAHAHFDLSACPQAPLDLLRDSMRGRIARLVQVKYERMVASAFGFFRGAVPIMAADLACHPNTGITTQLCGDAHVNNLGAYAGFDGRIVFDINDFDETIHGPFEWDVKRMATSLLLAGREAGIRRAARQEAVATFTERYRRSMSEFSVMPVLEIARYQIHRLGHIDPIPAILETAERSTPQRLLVKLTEPARPGTKAAVKNATASRRFRSEPPLLERLGPKEAQTVLDALTPYVRTLQPERRHFLAQYGAVDVAFKVVGTGSVGQRDYCVYFEGWSRAESTDPLFLQIKEEAASAYAPYLPEDASGHTHQGHRVVDGQRALQLTSDPFLGYTSIEGRDYLVRQLNDHKASLDLLTLDAVGLQGYADLCGELLARGHARAGDPVAISAYLGNSDRFDRAILAFAHSYADKTEHDWGLLKKSFKKTK, encoded by the coding sequence ATGTCCATACCGCTGACTCATGCCGACCGCCACGCCCTGGGGGTTCGTGCCCGCAAACAACTGGCTCGCAGCGCTCACGCCCACTTTGACCTCTCGGCCTGCCCCCAGGCGCCGCTCGATCTATTGCGGGACTCCATGCGTGGCCGCATCGCCCGGCTGGTGCAGGTCAAGTACGAGCGCATGGTCGCATCAGCCTTTGGATTCTTTCGCGGTGCCGTGCCGATCATGGCTGCCGATCTCGCCTGCCATCCCAACACCGGGATCACCACCCAGCTCTGCGGCGATGCGCACGTCAACAACCTCGGCGCCTATGCGGGCTTCGACGGCCGCATCGTCTTCGACATTAACGACTTCGATGAGACGATCCACGGGCCGTTCGAGTGGGACGTCAAGCGGATGGCCACGAGTCTCCTGCTTGCGGGCCGCGAGGCCGGCATTCGGCGGGCTGCCCGTCAGGAGGCGGTGGCGACCTTCACCGAGCGCTATCGCCGTTCGATGAGCGAGTTCTCGGTCATGCCGGTGCTGGAGATTGCGCGGTATCAGATCCACCGGCTCGGGCACATCGATCCCATCCCGGCGATTCTGGAGACAGCCGAACGCTCCACGCCGCAGAGATTGCTGGTCAAGCTCACCGAGCCCGCTCGTCCCGGCACGAAGGCGGCCGTCAAAAATGCAACGGCGTCGCGCCGCTTTCGATCCGAGCCGCCGCTGCTCGAAAGGCTCGGACCCAAGGAGGCGCAGACGGTGCTCGATGCGCTGACGCCCTACGTCCGCACGCTGCAGCCGGAGCGCCGCCACTTTCTCGCGCAGTACGGCGCAGTCGATGTGGCGTTCAAGGTCGTCGGCACCGGCTCCGTCGGGCAGCGCGACTATTGTGTGTACTTCGAAGGCTGGAGCCGCGCCGAGTCCACCGATCCGCTCTTCCTGCAGATCAAGGAAGAGGCGGCCTCTGCCTACGCTCCGTATCTCCCTGAGGACGCTTCGGGTCATACGCACCAGGGACATCGCGTAGTCGACGGCCAGCGTGCCCTGCAGCTTACCTCCGATCCTTTCCTCGGCTATACCTCCATTGAAGGGCGCGATTACCTGGTGCGTCAGTTGAACGATCACAAGGCCTCGCTCGATCTCCTGACCCTCGATGCCGTTGGCCTGCAGGGCTATGCTGATCTCTGTGGCGAGTTGCTCGCACGCGGGCATGCGCGGGCGGGTGATCCGGTGGCCATCTCGGCGTATCTCGGCAATTCCGATCGCTTCGATCGCGCGATTCTCGCCTTTGCGCATTCCTATGCCGACAAGACCGAGCACGATTGGGGTTTGCTGAAGAAGAGCTTCAAGAAGACCAAATAA
- a CDS encoding heme-degrading domain-containing protein — translation MNAAEDLAVIEEQEKALRFTAFDADTAWKLGGILRSKLVERGAGGTVEIELAGQVLFACTTAGATPGQADWIRRKRNTVKRFARSSYAIGRILERDGETLLGRHGLELKDYAAHGGGFPIHVVGVGFVGSLIVSGLPQRDDHGLAVSALAEVLGIAVPELG, via the coding sequence ATGAATGCAGCGGAAGATCTTGCAGTAATCGAAGAACAGGAAAAGGCGTTGCGCTTCACCGCCTTCGACGCGGACACGGCCTGGAAACTGGGCGGCATCCTGCGGTCAAAGCTGGTCGAACGCGGTGCGGGCGGAACGGTGGAGATCGAACTTGCCGGACAGGTATTGTTCGCCTGCACGACGGCAGGCGCAACGCCGGGACAGGCGGACTGGATTCGCCGCAAACGCAACACGGTAAAGAGGTTCGCGCGCAGCTCCTATGCCATCGGCCGCATCCTCGAACGGGATGGGGAGACGCTGCTGGGGAGGCATGGGCTGGAGCTCAAGGACTATGCCGCGCATGGGGGCGGGTTTCCGATCCATGTTGTTGGGGTGGGATTCGTGGGGAGTTTGATCGTCTCCGGATTGCCGCAGCGTGATGATCATGGGCTGGCGGTTTCTGCGCTAGCGGAGGTGCTGGGGATAGCGGTGCCGGAGCTGGGATAA
- a CDS encoding class I SAM-dependent rRNA methyltransferase, which yields MSTLRITRRAADRLLSGHLWIYRTDLEAIEVEPAPGSLVTVTDARNQQLGTALYSSASKIAARLVSRTPELSREQYLSDIRTRIEAALQLRRELAPVNEENNAHRLLFSEADNLPGILADRYNDLVILQLLSQGTAQDDVRQTVVAALRAGLAPNGEPLTLWERPDPRIREMEKLEAPAPGPLFSATDSPATTTQFTLNGLRFGYDVGAGQKTGAFLDQRLNYAAAAAQVRASGRTGRALDVCTYHGGFALHLAQVCERVTGVDASRTALEVADQNLALNPQLKAETDWIEADAFELLSAYDTQHERFDAIVLDPPAFAKSKRAAEGALRGYKELNLRALRMLSAGGTLITNSCSHHVSLEDFTGIIASAAADAGRRVQLIETRAAAPDHPEVLTLPETRYLKCLICRVD from the coding sequence ATGTCAACACTCCGCATTACCCGCCGCGCCGCTGACCGTCTCCTCTCAGGCCACCTTTGGATCTACCGGACAGACCTTGAGGCCATAGAAGTCGAACCCGCGCCCGGCTCGCTTGTCACCGTCACCGACGCACGCAACCAGCAGCTCGGCACGGCACTTTATTCCAGCGCCTCGAAGATCGCGGCGCGTCTTGTCTCGCGCACACCCGAGCTCTCCCGCGAGCAGTACCTCAGCGACATCCGCACCCGCATCGAGGCAGCCCTGCAACTGCGCCGTGAGCTCGCGCCCGTCAACGAAGAGAACAACGCTCATCGCCTGCTCTTCAGCGAGGCCGACAACCTTCCCGGCATCCTTGCCGACCGCTACAACGACCTCGTCATCCTGCAACTGCTCTCGCAGGGCACCGCGCAGGACGACGTTCGCCAGACCGTCGTTGCGGCGCTTCGTGCAGGCCTTGCTCCCAATGGCGAGCCGTTGACCCTGTGGGAGCGGCCCGATCCCCGTATTCGCGAGATGGAGAAGCTTGAAGCGCCCGCACCCGGCCCGCTCTTTTCGGCAACGGATTCTCCCGCGACGACGACCCAGTTCACGCTCAACGGCCTGCGCTTCGGGTACGACGTCGGCGCCGGGCAGAAGACCGGCGCGTTCCTCGACCAGCGTCTGAACTACGCTGCGGCAGCGGCCCAGGTGCGCGCTAGCGGCCGCACCGGCCGGGCACTCGATGTCTGCACCTATCACGGCGGCTTCGCGCTGCATCTGGCGCAGGTCTGCGAACGGGTCACCGGTGTCGACGCCAGCCGCACCGCGCTCGAAGTTGCCGACCAGAACCTCGCGCTCAATCCACAGTTGAAGGCCGAGACCGATTGGATCGAAGCGGACGCCTTCGAACTGCTGAGCGCCTACGACACACAGCACGAACGCTTCGACGCCATCGTGCTCGACCCGCCTGCCTTTGCGAAGTCCAAGCGCGCCGCAGAGGGCGCATTGCGCGGCTACAAGGAGCTGAACCTGCGTGCGCTGCGCATGCTCTCCGCCGGCGGAACGCTGATTACGAACTCCTGCTCGCACCACGTCTCGCTCGAAGACTTTACCGGCATCATCGCCTCGGCCGCAGCCGATGCCGGACGCCGCGTGCAACTGATCGAGACCCGCGCCGCTGCCCCCGATCATCCCGAGGTGCTCACGCTGCCCGAGACGCGCTACCTCAAATGCCTGATCTGCCGCGTGGATTAG
- a CDS encoding DUF2147 domain-containing protein: MRLLTATYLLLLTLNTSAHAATGVLGDWITPTQSVVRLYPCGSDVCAKIVKVSPTSPETTDLKNPDAGQHNRPLCGLDVGMGFQRIDANHLDGGHLYDPQSGRTYKGTITAEGDDLKLHGYIGISLLGRTEIWHRVSTVVACK, encoded by the coding sequence ATGCGACTTTTAACTGCGACTTACCTTTTGCTTCTGACTTTGAACACCTCGGCCCACGCCGCCACCGGCGTACTCGGCGACTGGATCACCCCGACCCAATCCGTCGTACGCCTCTACCCCTGTGGCAGTGATGTATGTGCGAAGATCGTCAAGGTTTCTCCCACTTCGCCTGAAACAACGGACCTGAAGAACCCTGATGCCGGGCAGCATAACCGACCGCTTTGCGGGCTCGATGTCGGCATGGGTTTCCAGCGGATCGATGCCAATCATCTCGATGGCGGGCATCTCTACGATCCCCAGTCCGGCAGAACCTACAAGGGGACGATCACCGCAGAGGGCGATGACCTCAAGCTGCATGGGTATATCGGGATTTCGCTGTTGGGACGTACTGAGATATGGCATCGCGTGTCGACGGTCGTTGCCTGTAAATAA